The following are from one region of the Salicibibacter kimchii genome:
- a CDS encoding pseudouridine synthase produces the protein MERLQKVIAHAGVTSRRKAEDYIVAGRVAVNGKVVTELGTKVSEKATIEVDGIPIEREAPVFFLLYKPKKVISAVDDDKNRPVVTDYINETEARIYPIGRLDYDTTGLLLLTNDGDFANAMMHPRSNIKKTYVAKVKGKPSKDTLQRLSRGIELEDGKTGPAKVSFKSGNKKNDTSIIELVIAEGRNHQIKRMLETVDHPVLKLKREQYAFLTLDGLQPGDFRALKPVEVARLREMAVT, from the coding sequence ATGGAACGACTACAGAAAGTGATCGCGCACGCTGGCGTAACGTCTCGTCGAAAAGCAGAAGATTATATCGTCGCCGGGCGCGTCGCTGTGAACGGGAAAGTCGTAACGGAATTGGGCACCAAAGTATCCGAAAAAGCAACGATTGAAGTGGATGGCATTCCGATTGAACGGGAAGCGCCTGTTTTTTTCTTGTTGTATAAACCAAAAAAAGTGATTTCGGCGGTAGATGATGATAAAAATCGCCCCGTGGTCACGGATTATATTAACGAAACCGAAGCACGAATCTATCCGATCGGGCGACTGGATTATGATACCACCGGCTTGTTATTGTTAACGAACGATGGGGATTTTGCGAATGCAATGATGCATCCCCGGAGCAATATCAAAAAGACGTATGTGGCAAAAGTCAAGGGCAAGCCATCAAAAGATACATTACAAAGACTTTCCCGAGGCATTGAACTGGAAGACGGAAAGACAGGCCCTGCGAAAGTCTCTTTTAAGTCCGGAAATAAAAAGAACGATACGTCGATTATCGAACTCGTCATCGCCGAAGGGAGAAACCATCAAATCAAACGGATGTTGGAAACCGTGGATCACCCTGTGCTCAAATTAAAAAGGGAACAGTACGCCTTTTTGACACTGGACGGATTGCAACCCGGAGATTTTCGTGCTTTAAAGCCGGTGGAAGTCGCGAGATTACGGGAAATGGCTGTCACATAA
- the resB gene encoding cytochrome c biogenesis protein ResB codes for MQEIKCSCGHINPYGTEVCGSCGKPLADADSDRLLNMRYEGAARRSQTYNKTIIDKIWNFFSSVKVGIAIIVITLIASSIGTIFPQEMFIPPGETPAQFYAEEHGALGQLYYSLGLHNLYGSWWYMLLIAALGTSIIVASIDRFFPLYKALKSQRVTRHKSFMKRQRIFGTSNVDNVDETMAGAQKILKDKRYNIRTENGNLLAEKNRWARWGPYVNHIGLILFLIGASLRFFPGMYIDDNVWVREGQTEVIPGTSGEYYVENEAFTVEYHEQEEDAEDQAPLEDTFRTDAVLYQPQGDTVGVDQELEEIDRHAIEVNDAFHFDDYSLYQVDYKLDELKEMSFEVEDTQTDETVGSFTVDLNDPDDGFELENNENVRIHSYFPNFYINEEGVPTTENDVPDNPGFIFEMTNPDTEDVEHTFVGIQANYNVSPNQEANRYAYEFAGMDTNHVTGLTVRKDHTLPFLIAGGAIFMIGLVQGSYWPHRRIWLQRKDGEVWLAGHTNKNWESLKKDIHAVTEETEVTTPQDQTDEADEQTELENKDENMQS; via the coding sequence TTGCAGGAAATAAAATGTAGTTGCGGACATATAAACCCTTACGGCACAGAAGTATGTGGTTCATGCGGAAAGCCGCTTGCCGATGCAGATTCCGATCGTTTGCTCAATATGCGTTACGAAGGGGCCGCTCGGCGTTCCCAGACGTACAACAAGACGATCATCGACAAAATATGGAACTTTTTTTCATCGGTAAAGGTCGGAATCGCGATTATCGTTATTACGTTGATTGCATCGTCGATCGGGACGATTTTCCCCCAGGAAATGTTTATTCCGCCCGGAGAAACGCCTGCGCAATTTTATGCAGAGGAACATGGGGCGCTCGGGCAACTGTATTATAGTTTAGGGTTGCATAATCTGTATGGGTCCTGGTGGTATATGTTGCTGATTGCCGCGCTCGGAACCTCGATTATTGTCGCGAGTATCGATCGCTTCTTTCCGCTTTATAAAGCGTTGAAATCCCAGCGGGTGACGCGCCATAAAAGCTTCATGAAGCGCCAACGAATATTCGGGACAAGCAATGTCGACAATGTAGATGAAACAATGGCCGGGGCCCAAAAAATATTAAAAGATAAGCGCTATAACATTCGAACGGAAAACGGAAACCTCCTCGCGGAAAAAAACCGTTGGGCACGTTGGGGCCCTTACGTGAATCACATCGGGCTAATCCTTTTTTTGATAGGAGCATCTTTACGTTTTTTCCCGGGCATGTATATCGATGATAATGTTTGGGTACGGGAAGGCCAAACCGAAGTGATTCCCGGCACATCCGGCGAGTACTACGTGGAAAACGAAGCATTTACGGTCGAATACCACGAGCAAGAGGAAGATGCGGAGGACCAAGCGCCGTTAGAGGATACGTTCCGTACCGACGCTGTCTTGTATCAACCGCAAGGCGACACAGTGGGGGTAGACCAGGAACTGGAAGAAATAGACAGGCATGCCATCGAAGTCAATGATGCCTTTCACTTTGATGATTATTCGCTTTACCAGGTTGATTATAAATTAGACGAATTAAAGGAAATGAGCTTCGAGGTTGAAGATACACAGACGGATGAAACCGTTGGCTCGTTTACGGTGGATTTAAATGATCCGGACGATGGTTTTGAACTTGAAAATAATGAAAACGTCCGTATTCATAGTTATTTTCCAAACTTCTATATCAATGAAGAAGGGGTCCCGACAACGGAAAATGACGTTCCGGACAATCCCGGCTTTATTTTCGAAATGACGAATCCGGATACGGAGGATGTGGAACACACGTTTGTTGGTATACAAGCCAATTACAATGTGAGTCCGAATCAAGAAGCTAATCGCTACGCATACGAATTTGCCGGAATGGACACCAATCACGTGACCGGTTTGACGGTACGAAAAGATCATACGTTGCCGTTTCTCATCGCCGGTGGCGCAATTTTTATGATCGGGCTTGTGCAAGGCTCTTATTGGCCGCACCGGCGCATTTGGTTACAACGCAAAGATGGTGAAGTATGGCTTGCCGGCCACACCAATAAAAATTGGGAATCATTGAAGAAAGATATACATGCAGTAACGGAAGAGACGGAAGTGACGACACCGCAAGATCAAACGGATGAAGCCGATGAACAGACCGAACTAGAGAATAAAGATGAAAACATGCAATCTTAA